The DNA region AGGTGCCGATCGAGGACGTCGCCGGCACGGTCAAGGATCTGATCGGTGAGGGTAAGGTCGTCCACTTCGGACTGTCGGAGGCCGCGGCGGGGACCATCCGCCGGGCGCACGCCGTGCAGCCGGTGGCCGCGGTGCAGAACGAGTACTCGATCTGGGCGCGCGACGTCGAGGCTGAGGTGTTGCCGGCCTGTGTGGAACTGGGCATCGGTCTGGTGCCGTGGTCGCCGCTAGGGCAGGGGTTCCTGACCGGCACGGTCGGGCGTGGGGAGTCCTTCGCCGCCAACGACATCCGCAGCCGGTTCCCGCGATTCACGCCCGAGGCGCTGGCGGCCAACCAGCCCGTCGTCGACTTGGTGGTCGAGGTCGCCGCCCGCAAGCAGGTCACGCCGGGGCAGGTCGCGCTGGCCTGGCTGTTGGCGAAGGAGCCGGGCATCGTGCCGATTCCGGGCAGCCGGCGGCCCGAACGGGTGGCGGAGAACAATGCCGCTGCCGAGGTCGTGCTGACTCCCGAGGAGGTTGCCGAGATCGACGAGCGTTCCGCACACCTGGCCGTGACCGGTGCCCGTGGCAGCGGCCACGAGACTCACGCCTGAGACCGCGCAGCAGGCAGCGAGGCGACGGGGGCACTCCCAGTTCCTCCCACGCTGCGCCGTCCGCGATTAGCGTTGACGTCGTGGAGCACCGAGACGAGGTTTCCGATTTCCTGCGCACGCGCAGGGACCGGATCACGCCCGAGCAGGCGGGCATCATCAGCGGTGGACGCCGCCGGGTGCCTGGCCTGCGTCGGGAGGAGTTGGCCATGCTCACCGGCGTCAGCGTGGAGTACTACGCCCGGATGGAGCGCGGCGACCTCCGGGGCGTGTCTCTGGAGGTCCTCGACGCGCTCGCCCGTGCGCTGAAGCTCGATGAGGCCGAGACCGACCACCTGGCCGACCTCGCTCGGGCCGCGGGGCCGAAACCGCCGCGGCGCCGCCGCAGCAAGCCTGTGGAGCAGGCCGTGAAACCGACGCTGCAGCGGTTCCTGGACGCGGTCACGGGTGCGCCGATGTGGGTGCGAGACCGACGGCTGGACTTCGTCGCCGCCAACGCGCTCGGCCGGGCGCTGTATGCGCCGATGCTGGAGGATCCGGCCAATCAGGGCAACACCGCGCGGTTCACCTTCCTCAGCCCCGCCTCCCGAGTCTTCTTCCCCGACTGGGAGGAGAACGCCGACGACCTGGTGGCGACGCTGCGCACGTACGCCGGGCAGAACCCGCAGGACAAGAGGCTCACCGAGCTGATCGGCGAGCTGGTCACCCGCAGCGACACCTTCCGGCACCGCTGGGCCAAACACGACGTCCGTCACCACCGCGACGGGGTCAAGCGCATCCACCACCCGGTCGTGGGCGATCTGGAGCTTTTCTACGAGGCGATGGAGTTCCCCGCCAACCCGGACTGGTTCATGTTCGCCTTCACCGCCGAGCCCGGATCACCCACCGAGGAGCGGCTCAAGCTTCTCGGTAGTGTCGCGATCCCGGACGACCTGGTCAGCGACGACCGCTCCGTGGGCTGATCCACCGACTGCTCGCGCCGCCGACTCTTCGCGCCGCCGAGCCAGGGACTGCCAGTGCCTCCCTCCGGGAGACGGCGGTCCCTAGCGTGGGCGTATGGATCATCGAGCAGAGGTCGCGGAGTTCCTTCACAGCCGTCGGGACCGCATCGTGCCCGAGCAGCTGGGTCTGATCGGCGGCGGACGCCGCCGGGTGCCCGGGCTGCGGAGGGAAGAGGTGGCCATGCGCACCGGTGTCAGCGTGGAGTACTACGCCCGGATGGAGCGCGGCGACCTTTCCGGCGTCTCGCCCGCCGTGCTGGACGCCCTGGCCCAGGCGCTCAAGCTGGACGAGGCGGAGAGCGCGCATCTGCATGACCTCGCTGGAGCCGCGAGCCCCCGGCGGGCGCCACGGCGTCGGCGCACCGAGGAAGAGGGGATCAGGCCCAGCCTGCGCCGGCTGCTGGACGCGATCACCGGCGCACCGGCGTGGATCCGCGATCGTCGGACGACGATCGTCGCCACGAATCCGCTCGGGCGAGCGCTGTATGCGCCGATCATCGAGGATCGGGCGAACGGGTCGAACACGGCCCGGTTCATTTTCTTCAACCCCGCCGCGGAGGAGTTCTTCCCCGACTGGAACCGGGTGGCCGACGAGGTCGTCGCGACCCTGCGCGGCTATGCCGGGCAGTGCCCTCGCGATAAGGCGATGACCGATCTGATCGGGGAGCTGGTGACCCGCAGCGACGACTTCTGCACCCGGTGGAGCAGACACGACGTCCGCTTTCACCGGCTCGGCGTCAAGCGCATCCACCACCCGATCGTCGGCGACCTCGAACTGGACTACGAGGCGCTGGACCTGCCCGCGGACCCGGACTGGTTCCTGTTCGCGCACACGGCCGAGTCCGGCAGTCCCACCGAGGAGCGGCTCCAACTGCTGGGCAGCTTCGCCGCGTCGGGCCCGGCCGGTGTCGAGCAGTAGAACCCGTACGGCGATGGTCGAGGGGCGAGAGGTGAACTGACAGTTCCTCCCTTGCCGGCGGTCTCGAGCCTAGGGTGGCGCCATGAGCGCGAATATCACCTTGAACAACGGCGTCGAGATGCCGGCCCTGGGCTTCGGCGTCTTCCAGACCCCGCCGGACCAGACCGTCGCCTCCGTCGCCGAGGCGCTGCGCGTCGGCTACCGGCTGATCGACACGGCCGCGTCGTACTTCAACGAACGCGAGGTCGGCGAGGGCATCCGCCAATCCGGTCTCGACCGGTCGGAGATCTTCATCGAGACCAAGCTGTGGATCAGCGACTACGGCTATGACCAGACCCTGCACTCCTTCGACAAGTCGGCCGGAAAGCTCGGTGTGGAGCAGATCGACCTGCTCCTGCTGCACCAGCCGCTGACCGCGGACTTCGAGAAGACGATTGGCGCGTACCAGGCGCTGGAGACGCTGCTCGCCGACGGGAAGGTCCGCGCGATCGGTGTCTCGAACTTCATGCCCAATGTGCTCGAGCGGCTGCTCGCCGAGACCGACGTGGTGCCCGCGGTCAACCAGGTCGAGGGACACCCCTACTTCTCGGAGCCCGACGTGCAGCAGGCTGATGCCGCGCACGGGATCATCACCCAGGCGTGGTCGCCGATGGGCGGGATCACCAGCTACCGCGGAGATTCCAGCCGGTCGACGTTCAACGACCCGGTGATCGGCGAGATCGCGACCTCGCACGGCAAGACGCCCGCGCAGGTGATGCTGCGCTGGCATCTGCAGGAGGGCCGTTCCGCGATCCCGAAGTCGGTGAAGCCGGAGCGGATCGCCGCCAACTTCGACGTGTTCGACTTTGACCTGTCCGCCGACGAGCTCGGCCGGATCGACGCCCTGGACACCGGGGTGCGCAGCGGCCCGGACCCCGACATCATCACCCTCGAGTCGTTCCACCGCGATATCCCGGAGGCCTGAGCGATCCTCCGGCGCAGTGCATCGCTTCACGGCGATCGGCACCGGCTGGCAACTCGACACCGACCATCCGCTGACCGACGGGCTGCGGATCGAGATCGCCGAGCTGTGTGCTGACTTCGACCGGGCGTGGTCGCGGTTCCGCACGGATTCGACGATCGCCGAGATCGCCTCCGCGGCCGACGGGGGACGGTTCGAGTTCCCCGCCCGCGACCTGCCCCTGCTGGATCTGTACGACCGATTGTTTGCCGCGACGGACGGAGCAGTGGATCCGCTGGTCGGGCGCGACCTCGAGCTGCTCGGCTATGACGCGCGGTACACCCTCACACCCGATCGGGCCGGCCTCGCCGACCGGGTCCCGGACGTCTGGACGCGCGACGTCCGTCGGGACGGCAACGCGTTCGTCACGGCCCGCCCGCTGGTGATCGACGTCGGCGCGGCAGGGAAGGGTCACCTCGTCGACCTCATTGCCGCGACGCTCCGGGAGCATGGCATCGACCGGTACGTGGTCGACGGCAGCGGCGACCTGCATCATGCCGGACCCGAACCGATCGTCGTCGGCCTCGAGCACCCCACCCGGCCCGATCGGGTGATCGGCACCGCACCGCTGGCGAATGCGGCGCTGTGCGCCTCGGCGATCACCCGTCGCGCCTGGGGCAGAGGGCTGCACCACGTTCTCGACGGGCGGACCGGCAGGCCCGTGTCCGACGTCGTGGCGACCTGGGTGATGGCTGCCGACGCAGCCACTGCCGACGGGCTGGCGACCGCCCTGTTCGTCGCCGAACCGGAGCGGCTCGAGATGTTCGAGTTCTCCTGGGTGCGCATGCTCGCCGACGGGCGGGTGCAGTGGTCCAACGACTTCCCGGGAGAGCTTTTCCTCTGATCCGGATCCGAACAGGTGACAGATGTGCAGCTCAGTAGTCATGGGGCGGCGTGTCGCGCCGGTTGGGAAGGTTGAGTCGCGGATTTGTCACGCTTCCGGCGCCGGCGGCTGCGCCGATGGTTTCAACGAAGCTCTCGCCAAGATCCGTGAGCAGGCGGCCGGCAGCTGACAGTCCCCCTCGGTAGTGGGAAGAAGCTGGCGATGGGTGTACCAGCAGTTCCTTCTCCGCGCCGCGGCTGCCGCTTAGCGTCGACCATATGGTTCACGAAGCGCACGCATCGGCAGACAGCTCCAGCACGACCAACTCGACGAACGCGGTGCTGGTCGTCGGAGCCAGCGGCAGCATCGGACGGCACGTCGTCGCGGAATCGCTGCGAGCCGGCTTCGAACGAGAGCCTTGGTGCGCGATCCGGAGCAGGCATCCCTGTTTCCGAGCAGCGCCCGAGTCGTCGTCGGGGACCCGAGCGACCCCGAGGTGCTCCACGACGCCCTCGACGGCGTCGTCGGAGTGGTGCTCACCCAGGGCACCTACCGCGATGCGGACGCCGAGCGGGTCAACTACCGGCCGGTGAAGGCGGTGCTGGACGCGTTGCAGGCTCCGGCTCGGATTGCGCTGATGACCACCCTCGGCGTCACCAAGCCGACCACTGGTCACGACTGGAAACGCCGCGCGGAGCGGCTCGTGCGCGCCAGCGGCCTGCCGTACACGATCGTGCGGCCGGGCTGGTTCGACTACAACGAGCCCGACCAGCACCACCTGGTGCTGTTGCAGGGGGACCGCCGCTGGGCCGGTTCCCCCGATGACGGCGTCATCTCCCGGGCCCAGATCGCGCAGGTGCTCGTGGCCGCGCTGACCTCCGACGCCGCCGACCACAAGACCTTCGAGCTGGTCGCCGAGAAGGGCAATGCCCCGGCCGACCTCGATCCGCTGTTCGCCGCGCTGGCTCCTGACACGGCGCTGGACGGCCCTTACGACCGGGACAATCTCGCGCTGGCCGATGAGCCGGCCGCGGTGATCAGCGACCTCGCCGCGCTCCGCGGCCGCTTCTGATGAGCACACTGCGTACGTTGGCGTTCTGGGCGGTAGCAGTGATCTTCCCGCTGCCGCTGGTGCTCGTCTACGACGCCATTGCCACGGAGCCGGTCAGCCTCAAGCAGCTCGTGCTGTTCGGCCTCATCGCCTACTGCTGGTGGCTGCTGTCCATCCTGCTCAGTGTCAGGCCGCGCTGGCTCGACCGGTTCGTCGGACTGCCGTCGATCTATGGGCTCCACGGCATGCTCGGCGTACTGGCGATCGTGCTGGCGTACGTCCACGCCGAGAACTCCTATACGAGTAACCGCCTCGCCCGCACCCTCGGTGACTGGGGCTTGTACGGGGCGATCGCCACCTTGTGTCTCGCGGTGTTCTTCCCCAGCGGCTGGCTGGTCGAACGGTTCCGGCCGTTCCTGGCTGCCAAGCGTTTCCTGGAGCGAAGGCTGTTCCGGCATCAGCTGTCGGTGTGGTTGCATCGCCTCAACATCGTCATCCTGTTGATGATCTGGCTGCACACTCACCTGCTCGCCAGAATGAATCAGTATCTGGTGTTCATGGTGCTCTTCGACCTGTACACGGTGGCCGTGTTGGGCATCTATGCCTGGAAGAAGTGGGTCGCGCCAGGCAATGCTGTCGTCGGCACCGTCGTCGCCAATCATCCGCTGAGCGAGCAGAGTCGCCGAATCGTCGTGGCGCTGGATCGTGAGGAGTCGGCCGTGCAGCCCGGTGACTTCTGTTTCGTCAGCTTCGAAGGGTCGTCGGCGGTCGGTCGCGAAGCCCACCCGTTCTCCGTGACCGACGACAACCGCCGAGTCCTCACCTTCACGGTTCGGCAGCATAGCGACTACACCAGGAAGCTCGGATCCCTCGAGGTCGGCTCCCGCGCACGCCTGGAAGGGCCGTTCGGCCGCTTCGACTCCCTCATCGCCGACCATGACGATCGCAAGCCCGTGATCCTGCTGGGGATGGGGGCCGGAGTCTCCCCTCTGCTCAGCCTCCTTGGCGCCTATCGCACCACTCGTGACATCCACCTGATCTGGCTGGTGGGCGCCCCGGGCGACGCCTACTACCGAGACCTTCTCACCGGCTACGAGGCGTCCTCGGGTGGCCGTCTGACGGTCACGATCTGTGTCGTTCCCCTCCTGAGCCGGGAGCTCCTGGCCGAGGAACTCACTGACGAGCAGATCAGGGCCGGGGCCTTCTTCGTCGTCGGCCCCAACCCTGGGGTGCTCGTCGCCCAACGGCTGCTGCGACGGCAGCGAAGCGCTCCTGGTAGTCGAGGGATGTCTCGTTCTCCGCCTGTGGCTCGACGGTCACCGCGGTGATGACGTTGTCGCTGAGAGTCACGGTGACGTCAAGGTAGGAGGGCCCGCCGCCGTACGTGCCCATGGCGCTATAGGTGCCGTCCTGGTAGTCGGATGTCGCCGTAGGGCCATCAGGTGACGTTTCCGCCGTTGCGGTGGACCGAGACGCAGACGGAGATGACGTCGGACTGGCGCCTGCGGAGAGCACCCGGCTAGCGGCGCCAGCGTGGCGAGAGTCGCCATCGTCGCCTAGGCCGTGTGAGTCAGCTTCTCGGTTCGCACCCGTCAAACGTAGGCAGCTGGTGGCAGATCAAGAAGGAACTGTCACTACACCCTTCGGCTCCTGATGGGAACCCCGCCGTCGCCGTGGACGATACCGACCCGGTGAAGCGGCCGGTCCACACCTACCGGAGGTGCCCGATGTAGTCAGCAGCCGCAATCGTGACGGGCAGCCGGGCCCGCGGCGATTCCGACTGGTCATCGCCCGTGGGGCAGGTCCCGGTGAGAGAATCCGACCAGACCTACGACGAGGAAGGCAGCAGCAAGCCCGACCATCACGCCGGCGGCCGCGAGATCCGGGGGATCCGCGGGCACGGCCGCGAGGTGGGCGTACGGGGAAAATGCCTGGATCCGTTCGTTCCAGCCGAGAGACTCGGCCAGGATCCACCAGACGAAGCCGCCCACGGTCGGGAACGCCCCGATCGGAAGCACCGCCCCCGGGAGCCAACCCCACGCCAGCACGGCCGCACCCAGGGACAGCAGCACGACCGGCAACACGTTGAGTGTGCCGGCAAAGGCATCTCCCAGTCCCAGATCAGCACCGACGACGGTCGTACCGATCCAGGTGCCGACAGCTGCGATCGCTGCCAGCACCAGGCACGCCCAGAACGCGACGGACGCCTCGGCAAGCGGCCAAATGACCCGAGGCCTGGGCGTGCAGAAGAGCAACGTCATCCGGCCGCGTGCTTCGTCGGCCGCCAGCCGAGAGATCCGGATGGCGGCGTAGAGACCGAGCGGGATGGGCAGCAGTTTGAACAGCGAGGCCACATAGCCCTCGACGCGAGCCAGGTCGCCGAACCCGGCGGCCGCAGCCAGATCGGCGAACCGCGGATTGGCGGTCAAGAAGTCTGTCAGCGACACTGCCAGCAGCCCGATGAGCAGGAAGTAGCCCCCCAGTGCGGCACCCCAGCCCAACAGCGACCGGAGCGAGCGGCGAGCGGCGAAACCGATCGACGAGGTCAGCAGACGCGTTCGTGCTGACCTCGTGCCGCGGCTCACGATCAGCCCGACCCCCAGGTCACGACGACTGGACAGCCATACTGCCAGCACACCGCTCCCCAGCGCAGCAACCAACAACACCAGCACCGGCAGCCAACGATCACCCGCGTAGGGCTCGCTGAGCGACAGCAGGCCGAACGGGGTCAGCCAGCGGATCCATCCGAGCGATTCGAGCCCGTCACCGACCATCCGAATGACGAGTCCGACCACGAGTGCGCCGCTGGCCAGCCCGCCCGCCAACGAGCGCTCGCCCAGCAACTGGCCGCAGCAGGCACCGACAGCCGCGAAGAACCACCCGATCGCCACCAGCCCTGTCGCATAGAGCGCCGCACCGCGCGGCCCGGCGCCGGTTCCGACCAGGGCAACGGCCGTCGCGGCACCCATGGCAAAGACCGCGCCGCCGATCGCGGAAAGGTGCACACTCACCGTCGAGGCCAGCCGGATGGGCGCAGCCAGCAGCAGCCAGCAACGGCCGGTGTCCTCCTCGCCACGAGTCAACCGGGCCGCCGTCGACAGCGCCCAAGCGGCGATCGCGACGGCGGCGATCGTGCCGATCCGCCAGACGACGAAACCGCCGGGGGTGTCCAGCGCTCGCGGCACGCCGAACAGCAGCCGGATCGCCGGGTTGCCGGCCACCAGCTCCAGCGCCGCAGCATCCGCGGGGGTCGCAACGGTGGTCGGATAGATCCGGACGACCATGGCGGTGAACCCAGCAGTGAGAAGGCCGAGGATGACAGCACTGCGGGAGATGCCCCGCAGATCCAGCCGCAGCAACCGCAACAGCCGGACCCGAGGACTCGATGTCCGGTGTGGAGTGCCGGCAATCACAGCAGTCACGACGCGCTCCCGCCGTAGTACTCCAGGAAGATCTCCTCCAGACTCGGCTCACGGGCAGCCACGCCGACCAGGCCATCGGTCGCGAGGAACTGCAGCGCCGGGCCGGGAGGTCCCGAGAGCACCAGAGCGACGGTGCTCTCCGACACCGTTCGAGCGGACTCGACACCGGGGATGGCGGCAAGCCGCTCGTACCCTGGCGCGGTGTCGGCGAAGGTTGCGGTGAGCTCGGTCAACCGAAGCCGGCGCAACTCCGCCAGGCCAGCAACCTCGACGAGCCTGCCGCACCGCAGGATGCCCACGCGGTCGCAGACTGCCTCGACCTCGGCAAGTTGGTGGGAACTGAGGAACACCGTCTGTCCACGGGCGGTCGCCTCGCGCAAGCAGGCACGGAACTCCTGCTCCATCAACGGATCCAGTCCGCTGGTGGGCTCGTCGAGGACGAGCAGCGGTGCGCGCCTGGCGAACGCCGCGATCAGGGCGACCTTCTGGCGGTTGCCGGTGGAATAGGTGCCACAGCGCCGATCTGGTTCCAGGCCGAATCGATCGACCAGCTCAGCCTGGTAGGCGAGGTCCGAGCCAGCCCCGAGAGCCGCCAACAGGGCCAGCACCTCGGCGCCGGTCAGATCGGGCCACAGCGCCACATCCGCCGGGACGTGGGCGAGGTGAGCATGAGCCACGACGCTGTCCGCCGCGTCGATACCGAAGATCAGGGCACGCCCACTCGTCGGACGGATCAATCCGAGCAACAGCCTGATCGTGGTGGACTTACCAGCCCCGTTCGGGCCCAGGAAGCCGAATACCTCTCCGGCGCTCACCTCCAGGTCGAGCCGGTCCAAGGCCACGGTCTTGCCGAATCTCTTGGTCAGGCCCTCGGTTCGTACGGCAGGCTCGGACGGCACACGCATCGGAACTCCTTCGCAGCGAACGACTATGTCGACGCCGACCAGGCTTCCCGGCACTCCATGGACAACACTAGACCCTGGCGGGCTATGACGCAGCAGGTCAACTAATTGACGCGGACTACGCGCAGCCGATCCAACTGCGTGGAAATCCGCGCCAACTAACCAATAACGTCACGCTGTTCATGTTCCCCAGCGCACTCCGCTGTGACCACTTGCGCATTGCCAAGTGCCCATACCGCCAGGCAGGCGACTGAGGAGAAGACGGCAATCACCATGATCGCCAGCAGGTCGTGTCGACCACGGCGAGGGTGAGCAGGAAGGTGCGTGGGACGCTGGGCGGTCCGTGGCCGACGATCGCCAGTACCGCCAGCGCGAACCCGATGTCGTTGCGGTGGGGATCGCCCACTCGTGCAGCGCGGATGCATCGCCGAGCCCGAGCTCGACCGTGACGAACACCCCCGCGGGCCGTGCCATCCCTCCCACAGCGTCGAGCACCGGTACTGCCGCCTCCCGGATGTGGCGCAGGCTCCCAACGACGGTCCCGTGCTTCAACAACGCGCCGCTGGTGGTCTCCGCAGCCACCCATCGGCGGGCACGGCCGGTCAAGCGGCAGCATGACCGAGCATCGTGCATACGAGTGCTCTCGGCGCACCCCTGCCGCCGGGTTCGCCGACAAGAACATCGACCAGACTTCCCGACACGCCGCGGCCCCCGTTGACGGAGAGGCCCGAGCGGGTCCCACCAGCCACCACATCCTGTAGGTATGGCCGTGGGGCCGGTGGCGGCGTATCGTTGCTGCTCGGAGAGCCGGGAAGCCTGGTCGGCAACGTTGATCACGTATCGACCGATCAGAAACGAGGCCCCGGCCCATGATCAGTTCTGCTATTCGCCCACACCTGCCCGTGTCGGAAGGGGCGGCGCGGTGAGGGTCCTGATCCATGCGTTCGGCACCGAGGGCGATGTTCGTCCGTTCGTCGCTCTCGCCACCGGTCTGACAGGGGCCGGACATCAGTCCGCGATCTGCACTCCCACCGGTTTCACCGACCTCCTCACCGCCCACAAGGTGGAGCATCTGCCGATGGACAACGCGGGCCTGGAGCTGATCCAGACCGTGATGCCCTCGATGCGCGGCGCAGCCGACAGCTACCAGTTGGCTCGGCGGATGCAAGCCGCGATGCGGCAGATGATGCTCGACGAGTGGGCCGCCGCCCGCAGCTGGCGTCCCGATGTGATCGTCTACCACCCAAAATGTCTCGGCGCGCTACACATTGCCGAACGGCTCGACCTGCCCGCATTCATCTCGCTGCCGCTGCCGTTCTTCACCCCCACCGCCGCGTTCCCGATTCCTTTCATCGGGCGCTGGCCCCTTGGCGGCGCGGCGAACAAGGCCAGTTATGCGTTCAACCACGCCACTATGCTGATGTACGGGTCAATGATCAACACCTTCCGCACCGACACCCTCGGGCTGCGCCGCACACCCCGCACCGATGCTCTGCTGTCCCGCCGCGACGGCACCCCGGTCCCTGCGCTCTA from Microlunatus phosphovorus NM-1 includes:
- a CDS encoding aldo/keto reductase, with the translated sequence MKKRSLGTLEVSAIGLGCMGLSANYGEPVDIAHGVGLIRGAYEQGVTFFDTAEAYGPFANEALVGESLEPIRDQVVIATKFGFGFDGTTRTGLDSRPENIRRAVEGSLQRLRTDRIDLLYQHRVDPQVPIEDVAGTVKDLIGEGKVVHFGLSEAAAGTIRRAHAVQPVAAVQNEYSIWARDVEAEVLPACVELGIGLVPWSPLGQGFLTGTVGRGESFAANDIRSRFPRFTPEALAANQPVVDLVVEVAARKQVTPGQVALAWLLAKEPGIVPIPGSRRPERVAENNAAAEVVLTPEEVAEIDERSAHLAVTGARGSGHETHA
- a CDS encoding helix-turn-helix domain-containing protein translates to MEHRDEVSDFLRTRRDRITPEQAGIISGGRRRVPGLRREELAMLTGVSVEYYARMERGDLRGVSLEVLDALARALKLDEAETDHLADLARAAGPKPPRRRRSKPVEQAVKPTLQRFLDAVTGAPMWVRDRRLDFVAANALGRALYAPMLEDPANQGNTARFTFLSPASRVFFPDWEENADDLVATLRTYAGQNPQDKRLTELIGELVTRSDTFRHRWAKHDVRHHRDGVKRIHHPVVGDLELFYEAMEFPANPDWFMFAFTAEPGSPTEERLKLLGSVAIPDDLVSDDRSVG
- a CDS encoding helix-turn-helix transcriptional regulator, producing the protein MDHRAEVAEFLHSRRDRIVPEQLGLIGGGRRRVPGLRREEVAMRTGVSVEYYARMERGDLSGVSPAVLDALAQALKLDEAESAHLHDLAGAASPRRAPRRRRTEEEGIRPSLRRLLDAITGAPAWIRDRRTTIVATNPLGRALYAPIIEDRANGSNTARFIFFNPAAEEFFPDWNRVADEVVATLRGYAGQCPRDKAMTDLIGELVTRSDDFCTRWSRHDVRFHRLGVKRIHHPIVGDLELDYEALDLPADPDWFLFAHTAESGSPTEERLQLLGSFAASGPAGVEQ
- a CDS encoding aldo/keto reductase: MSANITLNNGVEMPALGFGVFQTPPDQTVASVAEALRVGYRLIDTAASYFNEREVGEGIRQSGLDRSEIFIETKLWISDYGYDQTLHSFDKSAGKLGVEQIDLLLLHQPLTADFEKTIGAYQALETLLADGKVRAIGVSNFMPNVLERLLAETDVVPAVNQVEGHPYFSEPDVQQADAAHGIITQAWSPMGGITSYRGDSSRSTFNDPVIGEIATSHGKTPAQVMLRWHLQEGRSAIPKSVKPERIAANFDVFDFDLSADELGRIDALDTGVRSGPDPDIITLESFHRDIPEA
- a CDS encoding FAD:protein FMN transferase is translated as MHRFTAIGTGWQLDTDHPLTDGLRIEIAELCADFDRAWSRFRTDSTIAEIASAADGGRFEFPARDLPLLDLYDRLFAATDGAVDPLVGRDLELLGYDARYTLTPDRAGLADRVPDVWTRDVRRDGNAFVTARPLVIDVGAAGKGHLVDLIAATLREHGIDRYVVDGSGDLHHAGPEPIVVGLEHPTRPDRVIGTAPLANAALCASAITRRAWGRGLHHVLDGRTGRPVSDVVATWVMAADAATADGLATALFVAEPERLEMFEFSWVRMLADGRVQWSNDFPGELFL
- a CDS encoding NAD(P)H-binding protein; the encoded protein is MRDPEQASLFPSSARVVVGDPSDPEVLHDALDGVVGVVLTQGTYRDADAERVNYRPVKAVLDALQAPARIALMTTLGVTKPTTGHDWKRRAERLVRASGLPYTIVRPGWFDYNEPDQHHLVLLQGDRRWAGSPDDGVISRAQIAQVLVAALTSDAADHKTFELVAEKGNAPADLDPLFAALAPDTALDGPYDRDNLALADEPAAVISDLAALRGRF
- a CDS encoding ABC transporter permease; translated protein: MTAVIAGTPHRTSSPRVRLLRLLRLDLRGISRSAVILGLLTAGFTAMVVRIYPTTVATPADAAALELVAGNPAIRLLFGVPRALDTPGGFVVWRIGTIAAVAIAAWALSTAARLTRGEEDTGRCWLLLAAPIRLASTVSVHLSAIGGAVFAMGAATAVALVGTGAGPRGAALYATGLVAIGWFFAAVGACCGQLLGERSLAGGLASGALVVGLVIRMVGDGLESLGWIRWLTPFGLLSLSEPYAGDRWLPVLVLLVAALGSGVLAVWLSSRRDLGVGLIVSRGTRSARTRLLTSSIGFAARRSLRSLLGWGAALGGYFLLIGLLAVSLTDFLTANPRFADLAAAAGFGDLARVEGYVASLFKLLPIPLGLYAAIRISRLAADEARGRMTLLFCTPRPRVIWPLAEASVAFWACLVLAAIAAVGTWIGTTVVGADLGLGDAFAGTLNVLPVVLLSLGAAVLAWGWLPGAVLPIGAFPTVGGFVWWILAESLGWNERIQAFSPYAHLAAVPADPPDLAAAGVMVGLAAAFLVVGLVGFSHRDLPHGR
- a CDS encoding ABC transporter ATP-binding protein, yielding MRVPSEPAVRTEGLTKRFGKTVALDRLDLEVSAGEVFGFLGPNGAGKSTTIRLLLGLIRPTSGRALIFGIDAADSVVAHAHLAHVPADVALWPDLTGAEVLALLAALGAGSDLAYQAELVDRFGLEPDRRCGTYSTGNRQKVALIAAFARRAPLLVLDEPTSGLDPLMEQEFRACLREATARGQTVFLSSHQLAEVEAVCDRVGILRCGRLVEVAGLAELRRLRLTELTATFADTAPGYERLAAIPGVESARTVSESTVALVLSGPPGPALQFLATDGLVGVAAREPSLEEIFLEYYGGSAS